In Taeniopygia guttata chromosome Z, bTaeGut7.mat, whole genome shotgun sequence, one genomic interval encodes:
- the LOC140682022 gene encoding 3'-5' RNA helicase YTHDC2-like: protein MSRHRRVPRRQPGGAAGDGAAATALRARAEPLREAGVDEEVEMAVQLALERFQSGDEAEMEFPSSFTSTERAFVHRLCQSLGLVSKSKGKGANRYLTVRKKDVSEAHAVMTCDLALRTKHAVRSLMQRFPVTNKERKELLPRTERGSVCAIASENKEVNKTSGRLNDGIPQVPVKRGESEFDSFRQSLPVLEKQEEIVQIIKDNKIVLVIGETGSGKTTQIPQFILDDCYKNGTPCRVFCTQPRRLAAVAVAERVAAERREKIGQTIGYQIRLESRVSPKTLVTFCTNDMLLGTLMAGDSALSTVTHVIVDEVHERDRFSDFLLIKLRDVLKNQNNLKLILSSAALDANLFIRYFGSCPVIHIQGRPFQVKEMFLEDILRSTGYANKEMVKYKEKKQQEEKQKNTLAEWCSAQDNTNKGTSRRQKSVPRTNEEYKWLDDGGDTVFNQLTEKDVNCLEPWIVKEMDSCLSDIWLHKDIDLFAQLLNLILTENVSVDYRHSETGATALMISSGRGFLSQVEQLISMGASIHCKSSNGWMAVDWARHFGQMEVVHLLESYSASFGFGNMDESSLVQKSASDLSAEDRELLTAYHHSFDDEKVDLDLIMHLLHSICHSSDAGSILIFLPGYDEIVSLRDRIVLDDKRFTDNAHRYQVFVLHSRMQTLYQKKVLESPPFGIRKIILSTNIAETSITVSDVVFVIDSGKVKEKSFDALSRVTMVKMGWISKASAIQRKGRAGRCQPGVCFRLFSRLRFQNMLEFQSPELLRMPLQEICLYTKLLAPVNCPIVDFLMKAPDPPPAVTVRNAVHMLKTIDAMDPWEDLTELGYHLTELPVEPHLGKMVLYAVVLKCLDPVLTIACALACQDPFVLPTLASQKRAAVLCRKRFAAGTFSDHMALLRAFQAWQKARSDGWERAFCEKNFLSQATMETIAGMRTQVLGQLRASGFVRARGGADIRDVNTNSENWAVIKGALVAGMYPNLVHVDRDSLVLTESKEKKVRFHPTSVLGQSQYKKIAPANGQAAAIQALPTDWLIYDEMTRAHKTANIRCCSVVTPVTVALFCGPARLPSNALQASSSFRGGGVSNDSSDSEMEDKTSADLALLKLDEWLHLRLDPEAAGMLLQLRQKWHSLFLRRMRAPSKLWSEVDETTVRAITAVLSAEEQSAGLQQPSGIGQRPRPVTCEELPLASTCMSTNSRNSSTETELSDFSHAEKVSVKSTSPALHQPKKYKEKDILLSRQSSDDRSAQSSVKPADSSSYSNPCATPSSPVSAKGLTAGLLAKGAKRS, encoded by the exons ATGTCGCGACACAGGCGGGTCCCGCGGCGGcagcccggcggggctgcgggggacGGGGCTGCCGCCACCGCGCTGCGCGCCCGGGCCGAGCCCCTCAGGGAGGCCGGCGTGGACGAGGAGGTGGAAATGGCGGTGCAGCTGGCCCTGGAGCGGTTCCAGAGCGGGGACGAGGCGG AGATGGAATTTCCTTCTAGTTTCACTAGTACTGAAAGAGCATTTGTTCACCGGCTCTGTCAGTCTCTTGGACTGGTGTCTAAAAGCAAAGG AAAAGGAGCCAATCGATACCTGACTGTAAGGAAGAAGGATGTGTCAGAGGCACACGCAGTCATGACTTGTGACTTGGCTCTCCGTACGAAACACGCCGTTCGGAGTCTAATGCAGCGCTTTCCCGTCACAAATAAGGAACGCAAGGAGCTCCTGCCAAGGACAGAGCGAGGAAGTGTCTGTGCTATTGCATCTG aaaacaaagaagtaaaCAAGACAAGTGGTCGACTTAATGATGGTATCCCCCAGGTCCCAGTGAAAAGAGGGGAATCAGAGTTTGATTCCTTCAGGCAGTCACTACCAGTTcttgaaaaacaggaagaaattgtCCAAATCATAAAGgacaataaaattgttttagttATAGGAGAGACTGGATCAGGAAAAACGACGCAG ATCCCTCAATTTATCCTTGATGACTGCTACAAGAATGGAACTCCCTGTCGTGTGTTTTGTACTCAGCCAAGACGTTTAGCAGCTGTTGCTGTGGCTGAAAGAGTGgcagcagaaagaagagagaagattGGCCAGACAATTGGTTACCAGATCCGGTTAGAAAGCAG GGTTTCTCCAAAGACACTGGTAACATTCTGCACTAATGACATGCTTCTTGGCACGCTGATGGCAGGAGACAGCGCCCTCTCCACTGTGACCCATGTTATTGTG GATGAAGTACATGAGAGGGACAGGTTCAGCGACTTCTTGCTAATAAAACTGAGAGATGTGCTGaaaaaccagaataatttaaaactaattctCTCTAGTGCTGCTCTAGACGCAAATCTCTTTATTAGGTATTTTGGAAGCTGCCCAGTAATACATA tcCAAGGGAGACCTTTTCAAGTTAAAGAGATGTTTCTGGAGGACATTTTACGAAGCACTGGGTATGCAAACAAAGAGATGGTgaagtacaaagaaaagaagcagcaag aagagaaacagaagaacacTCTTGCTGAGTGGTGTTCAGCTCAAGATAACACTAACAAAGGGACATCTCGGAGACAAAAATCAGTTCCAAGGACAAATGAGGAGTACAAATGGTTGGATGATGGTGGTGACACAGTATTTAATCAACTG actgaaaaagaTGTGAATTGCCTTGAACCGTGGATAGTAAAAGAAATGGATTCCTGTCTTTCTGACATCTGGTTGCATAAAGATATTGATTTGTTTGCTCAGCtgttaaatcttattttaactGAGAATGTCAGTG tTGATTATAGGCACAGTGAAACTGGTGCGACTGCTCTGATGATTTCTTCAGGGAGAGGCTTTTTGAGTCAAGTAGAACAGTTGATCAGCATGGGAGCAAGTATCCACTGCAAATCATCTAATGGCTG GATGGCTGTGGACTGGGCTAGGCACTTTGGACAGATGGAGGTTGTTCATCTGTTGGAATCCTACAG CGCTTCATTCGGATTTGGAAACATGGATGAAAGTTCCCTGGTCCAAAAAAGTGCTAGTGACCTTAGTGCAGAGGACAGAGAGCTACTGACAGCTTATCATCACAGTTTTGATGATGAAAAAGTGGATCTGGATCTGATAATGCACTTACTTCACAGCATCTGTCATAGTTCTGATGCAG GatcaattttaatatttcttcctgGGTATGATGAGATAGTGAGCCTGAGAGACCGCATTGTTTTGGATGATAAGAGATTCACTGATAATGCTCACAG ATACCAAGTTTTCGTGCTTCATTCAAGAATGCAGACTTTGTACCAGAAGAAAGTGCTTGAAAGTCCACCTTTTGGCATTCGCAAAATT attcTTTCTACTAATATTGCAGAAACCAGCATAACAGTCAGTGATGTGGTGTTTGTCATTGACTCAGGCAAGGTGAAAGAG aaGTCTTTTGATGCACTGAGTCGTGTTACAATGGTAAAAATGGGGTGGATTTCAAAAGCCAGTGCTATCCAGAGAAAAGGCAG ggcTGGGCGCTGTCAGCCTGGAGTCTGCTTTCGTCTCTTCAGCAGGCTCCGATTTCAGAATATGTTGGAATTTCAATCTCCAGAACTTCTAAGGATGCCGCTTCAG GAGATCTGTTTGTACACAAAACTTCTGGCTCcagttaattgtccaattgtAGACTTTCTTATGAAAGCTCCTGATCCTCCGCCTGCTGTAACTGTGAGAAATGCTGTGCATATGCTTAAG ACCATAGATGCCATGGACCCTTGGGAAGATCTCACTGAGCTTGGTTATCACCTCACTGAATTACCTGTAGAGCCACACCTCGGTAAAATGGTGTTGTATGCTGTAGTTCTGAAGTGCCTGGATCCTGTTCTGACCATTGCCTGTGCTCTTGCCTGCCAAGACCCTTTTGTGCTGCCCACGCTGGCCTCCCAAAAGCGTGCAGCCGTGCTGTGCAGGAAGCGTTTTGCTGCCGGAACGTTCAGTGACCACatggccctgctcagggctttcCAG gcaTGGCAGAAGGCACGCAGTGACGGCTGGGAGAGAGCCTTCTGTGAAAAGAACTTCCTATCCCAAGCCACAATGGAAACCATTGCAGGAATGAGAACACAGGTGCTTGGCCAGCTTAGAGCCTCAG GTTTTGTGAGAGCCAGAGGAGGAGCTGATATTAGAGATGTTAATACTAACTCTGAGAACTGGGCTGTAATTAAAGGTGCCTTAGTGGCCGGGATGTATCCCAATCTTGTGCATGTAGACAGAGACAGCCTGGTGTTGACGGaatcaaaggagaagaaagtgcGATTTCATCCTACCTCTGTTCTTGGTCAGTCTCAGTATAAAAAG ATTGCCCCAGCAAATGGACAAGCTGCAGCCATCCAGGCTCTCCCTACAGACTGGCTTATATATGATGAAATGACGAGAGCTCACAAGACAGCAAACATCAGGTGCTGCTCTGTTGTGACACCTGTCACGGTGGCCCTCTTCTGTGGACCAGCCAGACTGCCAAGTAATGCCTTGCAGGCATCTTCATCCTTTCGAG GGGGAGGGGTATCTAATGATAGCAGCGACAGTGAGATGGAGGACAAGACATCTGCTGATCTGGCACTGCTGAAGCTGGATGAATGGCTCCATCTCAGACTGGACCCTGAA GCTGCTGGTATGCTGCTGCAACTCAGGCAGAAGTGGCACAGCTTGTTTCTGCGTCGTATGCGAGCTCCTTCTAAGCTGTGGTCTGAGGTTGATGAAACAACTGTAAGAGCAATTACAGCTGTTCTGAGTGCTGAAGAACAGTCTGCAGGTCTACAGCAGCCTTCAGGAATTGGCCAGAGACCAAGGCCTGTGACTTGTGAAGAACTTCCTTTGGCATCTACATGCATGTCAACCAACAGCAGAAACAGCTcaacagaaacagaattgtCTGACTTCTCTCATGCTGAAAA GGTTTCAGTGAAGTCTACTTCTCCTGCACTCCACCAGCCAAAgaagtacaaagaaaaagacattttgctcTCCAGACAATCCTCAGATGACAGATCAGCTCAGTCCTCAGTGAAGCCTGCAGACAGCAGTAGCTATTCCAACCCCTGTGCTACTCCTTCTTCTCCAGTGTCGGCAAAG GGGCTAACAGCAGGCCTGTTAGCTAAAGGAGCGAAAAGAAGCTGA